The Naumovozyma dairenensis CBS 421 chromosome 1, complete genome genomic interval GAGGTGGTAAATTAGAGATATTGATCGGAGAAGGCTGATAATTCTGTTGCGTTAGAGGCGATGTTAATTCGTGAGGATAATTAGGCGTAGCTTGTGGTATATTAGGAAATTGTTGATTCACATCCGAATTCAACGGCTGTGGAGGTTGTTGTTGCATTGGTTGTTGCTGCATTGGTTGTTGCTGCattggttgttgttgcatTGGTTGTTGCTGCATTGGTTGTTGCTGCATTGGTTGCTGCTGTATTGGTTGCTGAAACACTTGTGGTGATGGATTTGCCTGGTTACTTAACACAGGTGTATTGTACGTGTATCCATTTTGTATCGGCAGAGGTGATTGTTGAGTATTTGACTGTTGATAAGgttgaatatattgattatttgGTGCATATTGTTGTTGGGGTGATGGCCCAAGAGACTGCGGTGGATAGACAGATTGGTTAATGTATTGTCGGTTTGGCTGTGGGGGTGGTTGGGGGGTTGTAGTTGGATACTGGTGACCTAATGTTTGCCCTTGTGGTTGAAAATTGGTATTACCATTAGTcagttgttgttgattatCATTAACGTACATATTTTGTGAATATTGAGACGGAGACACAGATTGTGGAGACGTTCCCATTTGAGGTATATTAGTACTCCtcgaataataattctgtGCCTGTGGATTCATTGTTGTATTAGTATAATGCCGAGAGTCCATTTGTTCCCTTTGCAAAGGGGGTGGAGGAAATGACGCAGCATTGGGCAAAGTCGATGAAGTAGGAGACAGTGATTGATGTGGATGACTATGTTCATATCTACGTTCAAATTCTGCACTATCCCTTTTATTGTCATGCTTCTTATGGGATGCCTTCTTTGCAGAATGAGCAAGAGATTTTGTCCCTTGGTAACCAAACTTTCCTGCGCTTTTCAATCCTGATTTTAACGAGTCCATTATGTTCCAATAGTAtcttatattatatttttttggtcTTGCTTCTCTTGCTGTAGCAATATATCTACTTCAAGTAAGAATTGTTAATCATCCAAAGCATTGCCCTTGTAGTCTTTTTGATAAATGTTGTTGAAGTTCcctattttttcttttacaGGAACGGGAATATAACGGAGATTTCCACTACAGGAAGTTCAAAAAATCCGGGGTAAAACGGCAAAAGTAATAGTAAcagtaatagtaataacgTTGGCCTCTTGTTACTTATCGAGATCTATATCTATGTCAAAGCTGCTTCCACAACCACAAGTGCTCTTCATATTCCCATTAGTGATCTTGAAAGTGGACCCAATTAATTCAGTCGTATAAGTCAACGTCGTGTTATTCAGAATCTTTAGAGATTTCTCATCAATCATAACTTTTGCTCTATCCTTCGGTAGaacatatattatattgcTGCTATCATCTGGAACGTATTTAAACTCCGCATCATCTGTACTTTGTTCCATGAAATTCTTCGAAtcagtattattttttgagCTTCCCACGGAATCTggtatcaatttcaaattgtaTTGAAATCCATGACAACCGCCACTTTCTACATTAATTTTCAAGATTTCTTTACTATCTTTAtaaatttcattcaatctTTCACAAGCTCTTTCTGTAATTGacatattcaaattatctCGACCATTTATTATCTCTAGTGGCTTCACCATAGAATCATTGCTAGTGGTTAGAAATCTTCGGTATAGCTCTATATTCTTAAAATGTACTGAACTCTTAGTGGACGACAGAATGGTATATCTTAACCGTACTGATCTTTGTATTTTAATAAAACTTCTGAAAAACATGTTTAAGAGTTGTCACTGTTTGTTTGCTGCCTGGTAATGGATAGATGGTGTCTTCACTTCAAAAAAGTCGTTTTTGCTGTATAAACTTGCAGAGCTTCTCTTGCGTACGATATACGAGAATATAATGCTATTTATTTACGTACTAAATAAATCCTCAACCATAGTATTTGCTTTATTCACTACCTTTAAGTGTTATTGCTATTGTTATGTGAAAGTAGATGTATGGACAATACCTTACAGAGTCCTCAGTTCTTCATTGGTCGTCCGATTCCCCCCGCCGTGCTTTATATGGCAAACCGCGCGGGGATTACACACACAAGAGGAGCCTACATATAAAAGGTTATAGTGATCGatgtaataaaatatataaccatcatcattgaaACAAATCTCCACAAACGAGACAATCTGGCCGTCTGTCATAGGAGAATGTATATGTAAAACATCCCTCTGCTCCATTAATAATGGTGAAATTTCCGTCTTCATTTAAGTCTATCATATCAGAATAAATTCTCAACATTTCATTACAACATGCTGCAGCAATCATAGCATTGGTACTGCTCACCGCAGGTATTATCTCCTTCAAGATACCTaacaaatattctttattcaaCCTGATAGTATCAATGTTGAACATTCTTGCTCGTTCGTaacattttttcaaaattgtaTCTATGACTACTTCACTtgattcttcaatttcaccTTTTTGTCCCTCttccatttcattttccGATCTTTTAGAGATG includes:
- the NDAI0A05140 gene encoding uncharacterized protein (similar to Saccharomyces cerevisiae YBR108W; ancestral locus Anc_3.359) produces the protein MDSLKSGLKSAGKFGYQGTKSLAHSAKKASHKKHDNKRDSAEFERRYEHSHPHQSLSPTSSTLPNAASFPPPPLQREQMDSRHYTNTTMNPQAQNYYSRSTNIPQMGTSPQSVSPSQYSQNMYVNDNQQQLTNGNTNFQPQGQTLGHQYPTTTPQPPPQPNRQYINQSVYPPQSLGPSPQQQYAPNNQYIQPYQQSNTQQSPLPIQNGYTYNTPVLSNQANPSPQVFQQPIQQQPMQQQPMQQQPMQQQPMQQQPMQQQPMQQQPPQPLNSDVNQQFPNIPQATPNYPHELTSPLTQQNYQPSPINISNLPPPPVHKERASKISTTQQSLDSIPPSTINDNTESIEPTLKDPVHLTPQVNSNGITNDNVNNIPVQAAQPLPTNTSPYTVSSSGANTTNLYQEPTSNPISNNNSVNSYYQGTRPNPIMRNSAMNGDYTVTQSNSNSSNSYYQGTMPTLSTPPNPMAAQENIRNNTITNNGTYDTSNETSYINQSQMSEVSDIPQQSQNTEKMQPGMGVGDILNQIQSVHLKKTTPPANFATNEKKSNNTKKHIPPKIPLKKTYLRSSNDNSKSPPQIPKKKPVLNKINVHNTD
- the ISA2 gene encoding Isa2p (similar to Saccharomyces cerevisiae ISA2 (YPR067W); ancestral locus Anc_3.357) encodes the protein MFFRSFIKIQRSVRLRYTILSSTKSSVHFKNIELYRRFLTTSNDSMVKPLEIINGRDNLNMSITERACERLNEIYKDSKEILKINVESGGCHGFQYNLKLIPDSVGSSKNNTDSKNFMEQSTDDAEFKYVPDDSSNIIYVLPKDRAKVMIDEKSLKILNNTTLTYTTELIGSTFKITNGNMKSTCGCGSSFDIDIDLDK